A genome region from Thermotoga sp. Mc24 includes the following:
- the murD gene encoding UDP-N-acetylmuramoyl-L-alanine--D-glutamate ligase, whose product MRIGFLGFGKSNRSLLKYLLKHQKAEFFVSEAKTLDSETKKFLEEYSVEYEEGGHTEKLLECDVVYVSPGIKPDTSIIELLSSKGVKLSTELQFFLDNTDPKKVVGITGTDGKSTAAALMYHVLSRKGLKTFLGGNFGTPAVEALEGEYDYYVLEMSSFQLFWSERPYLSNFLVLNISEDHLDWHSSLEEYVDSKLKPAFLQAEGDLFVYNKHIEHLKDLKGVRSRKIPFWTDESFATERELIVHGKSYALPGNYPYQMRENILAVSVLYMEMFKELESFLEFLRDFKPLPHRMEYLGQIDGRHFYNDSKATSTHAVLGALSNFDKVILIMCGIGKKENYSLFVEKARPKLKHLIMFGEISKELAPFVEKIPHSIVENMEKAFETALEVSEKGDVILLSPGGASFDMYENYAKRGEHFREIFKRHGGDKV is encoded by the coding sequence ATGAGGATAGGTTTCCTGGGTTTCGGAAAGAGCAACAGATCCCTTCTGAAATATCTTCTGAAACATCAAAAAGCAGAGTTTTTCGTGAGCGAAGCAAAAACTCTGGACAGTGAAACGAAAAAATTCCTGGAAGAATACTCCGTAGAATACGAAGAAGGGGGACATACCGAAAAACTTCTGGAGTGCGATGTTGTCTACGTGAGCCCAGGGATAAAACCAGACACAAGCATAATCGAACTCCTTTCTTCCAAGGGCGTGAAACTATCCACGGAGCTTCAGTTTTTCCTGGACAACACAGATCCAAAAAAGGTCGTAGGCATCACGGGCACCGACGGAAAAAGTACCGCCGCCGCTCTCATGTACCATGTACTCTCCAGAAAGGGGCTCAAGACTTTCCTTGGCGGAAACTTTGGTACACCAGCCGTGGAAGCCCTGGAAGGAGAGTACGACTATTACGTGCTGGAAATGAGCAGTTTCCAGCTTTTCTGGAGCGAAAGACCTTATCTTTCAAACTTCCTCGTTCTGAACATATCCGAAGATCATTTAGACTGGCACTCTTCTTTAGAAGAGTACGTTGATTCAAAGTTGAAACCGGCTTTTCTTCAGGCAGAAGGAGATCTGTTCGTCTACAACAAGCACATCGAACACTTGAAGGATTTGAAAGGCGTGAGATCCAGAAAAATTCCCTTCTGGACAGATGAAAGCTTCGCCACGGAGAGAGAACTGATCGTCCACGGAAAAAGTTACGCACTTCCTGGGAACTATCCGTATCAGATGAGGGAAAACATACTGGCAGTTTCCGTTCTTTACATGGAGATGTTCAAAGAACTGGAAAGTTTCTTAGAATTCCTCAGAGATTTCAAACCACTTCCACACAGAATGGAATACCTGGGTCAGATAGATGGAAGACATTTTTACAACGACTCGAAAGCCACGTCGACACACGCGGTACTGGGTGCGCTCTCCAACTTCGACAAGGTAATTCTCATAATGTGTGGTATCGGCAAAAAGGAAAACTATTCTCTCTTCGTGGAAAAAGCCAGGCCAAAGCTGAAACATCTCATCATGTTCGGAGAGATATCGAAAGAGCTCGCTCCATTTGTGGAGAAAATTCCTCACAGCATCGTTGAAAATATGGAAAAAGCCTTCGAAACAGCACTGGAAGTCTCCGAAAAAGGTGATGTGATTCTTCTCAGCCCGGGAGGAGCGAGTTTTGATATGTACGAAAACTACGCAAAAAGAGGCGAGCACTTCAGAGAGATCTTCAAACGACACGGAGGGGATAAAGTTTGA
- the mraY gene encoding phospho-N-acetylmuramoyl-pentapeptide-transferase encodes MIAANFLLNLVLYPILIKLFRHRRIGQYIRKEGPDLHGYKEGTPTMGGILFVLTSFLFGMISKTNTIVLLGMFLFFLIGFLDDFLSVARKDSTGLKTYQKALLQTLVAFIMLLLIRPETNVDFFGSAIEMGKWYYLFALLVIVGSSNATNLTDGLDGLAGWIYVSGSIPYWFFLKERGISEDTLLILVAGVLAFLVFNSKPAKIFMGDTGSITLGGVLGTVSVLTKTEFYLVLFFLIPVVETLSVILQVGSFKIFKRRIFRMSPLHHHFELLGWSEEKIVAVFTVFNLMSSLVALEVFGVIG; translated from the coding sequence ATGATAGCAGCGAATTTTCTCCTGAACCTCGTTCTTTATCCGATCCTCATAAAACTCTTCAGACACAGAAGAATCGGGCAATACATAAGGAAAGAAGGTCCGGACCTTCACGGTTACAAAGAGGGTACCCCCACCATGGGAGGTATTCTGTTCGTTCTGACCAGTTTTTTGTTTGGGATGATCTCTAAGACAAACACGATAGTGTTGCTTGGCATGTTTCTCTTCTTCCTCATTGGTTTTCTGGATGACTTTCTCAGTGTGGCAAGAAAAGACTCCACCGGATTGAAAACTTATCAGAAAGCTCTGCTTCAGACTCTTGTAGCCTTCATTATGTTGCTTCTGATACGTCCCGAAACCAACGTCGACTTCTTTGGCTCCGCGATTGAGATGGGAAAGTGGTATTACCTCTTCGCACTCTTGGTTATCGTCGGAAGTTCGAACGCCACGAACCTAACGGATGGGTTGGACGGTCTGGCCGGTTGGATATACGTGAGCGGAAGCATCCCTTACTGGTTTTTCCTCAAAGAAAGGGGAATCTCAGAGGACACTCTGTTGATCCTTGTAGCCGGTGTTCTTGCATTTCTCGTGTTCAACTCGAAACCCGCGAAGATCTTCATGGGGGATACGGGTTCTATCACACTCGGTGGGGTTTTGGGAACCGTCTCTGTTCTGACAAAAACGGAGTTCTATCTGGTGCTTTTCTTTCTGATTCCCGTCGTCGAAACGTTGAGCGTTATCCTTCAAGTGGGGTCTTTCAAGATCTTCAAACGCAGGATATTCAGAATGTCTCCTCTGCACCACCACTTTGAACTACTCGGATGGAGCGAGGAAAAGATCGTGGCAGTGTTTACCGTCTTCAATCTGATGTCTTCTCTTGTTGCTCTTGAGGTCTTCGGGGTGATAGGATGA
- the murG gene encoding undecaprenyldiphospho-muramoylpentapeptide beta-N-acetylglucosaminyltransferase — translation MIKVVAAGGGTGGHLYPLLAILEALVKRVDVKVLFFAVKGKIDERVVRKDHPEFETVVIDVRGLHRPLHHPKNLWRALKIGIATIEVKKHLRRFKPDLIILTGGYISGVVGLAAKDLGIPIFVHEQNVVPGLAVKVLSQYAKKVFVSFERTRDYLREWRDKIVVTGCPVRETEKEAPLKDFVLVLGGSLGSEAINELMEKVYPELPEILFVHSTGSDDWTERLSAFPNVTALTYIDPVGAYWKKAIASISRAGASTIAEMMYYGVPGILIPWEGSAESHQLENALEAERLGYGIVIREKETSPRKIIESIDKVVKKGKIEKMKENPASKISEEILGEIM, via the coding sequence GTGATAAAGGTCGTTGCAGCTGGCGGTGGAACCGGTGGACATCTCTACCCGCTTCTGGCCATCCTCGAGGCGCTTGTGAAAAGAGTTGATGTGAAGGTTCTGTTCTTCGCCGTAAAAGGCAAAATCGATGAAAGGGTTGTGAGAAAGGATCATCCGGAGTTCGAAACAGTTGTAATCGATGTCAGAGGTTTGCACAGACCGCTCCACCATCCAAAAAACCTGTGGAGAGCCTTGAAGATAGGAATTGCTACAATCGAGGTGAAGAAACATTTGAGGCGCTTCAAACCGGATTTAATAATCCTCACGGGCGGATACATATCTGGAGTTGTGGGTTTGGCCGCTAAGGATCTTGGAATACCCATCTTTGTCCACGAACAAAACGTCGTTCCAGGGCTCGCAGTGAAGGTTCTCTCGCAGTACGCGAAGAAAGTTTTCGTCTCTTTCGAGAGAACACGAGATTATCTGAGGGAATGGCGGGATAAAATCGTCGTCACTGGATGTCCGGTGAGAGAAACAGAAAAAGAAGCACCTTTGAAGGATTTCGTGCTCGTTCTCGGTGGAAGTCTGGGGAGTGAAGCGATAAACGAACTGATGGAAAAGGTGTACCCGGAACTTCCGGAGATTCTATTTGTACATTCCACAGGGTCAGACGATTGGACAGAAAGACTTTCCGCTTTTCCAAATGTAACAGCGCTAACTTACATAGATCCTGTGGGAGCCTACTGGAAGAAAGCGATCGCGTCCATTTCAAGAGCAGGAGCGAGTACAATCGCAGAAATGATGTACTACGGTGTTCCCGGAATATTGATACCATGGGAAGGCTCCGCTGAATCACACCAGCTTGAAAACGCTCTTGAAGCAGAAAGACTGGGGTACGGCATTGTTATCAGAGAAAAAGAGACGTCTCCCCGGAAAATAATCGAGTCTATTGATAAAGTAGTGAAAAAAGGTAAAATAGAGAAGATGAAAGAAAACCCTGCTTCCAAAATATCTGAGGAAATACTGGGGGAGATAATGTGA
- a CDS encoding glucose-1-phosphate adenylyltransferase has translation MGNIVAMILAGGQGTRLGVLTERIAKPAIPFGGKYRLIDFTLSNCVNSGIYRVGVLTQYRPHVLSKHIGIGRPWDLDRKDGGVEILPPYVGRHESDWYKGTANAVYQNLEFLEENDAELVLILSGDHVYAMNYNDLIDYHLLKEADGTIACMEVPIEEASRFGIMITNVDGKIVDFEEKPAKPRSNLASLGIYVFNYEFLKKVLIEDENDPNSSHDFGKDVIPRILRENLGSLYAFRFDGYWRDVGTLRSYWEANLELVLPVPPFNLYDPNWRFFTHTEEMPPAYVAPGSKVSTSLVSEGAEVYGNVFNSVIFQGVKIGRGTVVKNSVIMTRAEIGENCYLENVIIAESVKIGNNVRMGVGEDAENKLDPKVYSGLLTVVGMNSVIPDDMVIGKNCVIGIGVGPEDFKSKTLESGDYVIPREE, from the coding sequence ATGGGAAACATCGTTGCGATGATACTGGCGGGGGGCCAAGGAACGCGACTCGGTGTTCTCACGGAGAGGATAGCGAAACCCGCTATCCCTTTTGGGGGGAAATACCGTCTCATAGATTTCACTCTGAGCAACTGTGTGAATTCTGGTATCTATAGAGTAGGGGTTTTGACCCAGTACAGACCTCATGTTCTTTCGAAACACATAGGTATCGGAAGACCCTGGGATTTGGACAGGAAAGATGGAGGGGTCGAAATTCTTCCGCCTTACGTGGGTAGGCATGAGTCTGACTGGTACAAAGGAACCGCCAACGCTGTCTATCAGAATCTTGAATTTCTCGAAGAAAACGACGCGGAACTCGTTCTCATTCTCTCGGGAGATCACGTGTACGCTATGAATTACAACGATCTCATAGATTATCATCTGCTCAAGGAGGCAGACGGGACGATAGCCTGCATGGAAGTACCCATCGAAGAGGCAAGCAGGTTTGGTATCATGATAACGAATGTGGATGGGAAAATAGTAGATTTTGAAGAAAAACCGGCAAAACCCCGATCGAATCTGGCGTCTCTGGGAATTTACGTCTTCAATTATGAATTCCTGAAGAAAGTTCTCATCGAAGACGAAAACGATCCGAACAGTTCTCATGATTTTGGAAAAGACGTGATTCCAAGAATTTTGAGAGAAAATCTCGGTTCTCTCTACGCGTTCAGATTCGATGGATACTGGAGGGACGTTGGTACGCTCAGATCTTATTGGGAAGCCAATCTGGAGCTTGTTCTTCCAGTGCCGCCTTTCAACCTCTACGATCCGAACTGGAGGTTTTTCACCCATACCGAGGAGATGCCACCCGCTTACGTGGCTCCTGGTTCGAAGGTTTCCACCTCTCTCGTGAGTGAAGGAGCAGAGGTGTATGGTAATGTTTTCAACTCTGTTATTTTCCAGGGTGTGAAGATCGGTAGAGGAACGGTGGTGAAGAACTCAGTCATAATGACCAGAGCTGAGATAGGAGAGAACTGCTATCTGGAAAACGTGATAATAGCAGAAAGTGTAAAAATAGGAAACAACGTCAGGATGGGAGTGGGTGAAGACGCTGAGAACAAACTGGATCCAAAGGTGTACTCTGGTCTCCTGACGGTGGTGGGGATGAATTCGGTGATTCCCGACGACATGGTAATAGGAAAGAACTGTGTCATAGGCATTGGTGTAGGACCTGAAGATTTCAAATCGAAAACTCTGGAATCGGGAGATTATGTGATACCCAGGGAGGAGTAG
- a CDS encoding UDP-N-acetylmuramoyl-L-alanyl-D-glutamate--2,6-diaminopimelate ligase, with product MNISTIVSNLKDLILEVRAPYDLEITGVSNHSSKVKKGDLFICRKGEKFDSHEIIPEVIEKGAVAVVVEKEIDLDFPHIQVFDSRYFEAKVASLFFDEPWKDVLTFGVTGTNGKTTTTVMIYHMLTSLGEKGSVLTTAVKRILENSYYDDITTPDAITILSAMKENREGGGKFFSLEVSSHALVQKRVEGVRFDVGIFTNISRDHLDFHGTFENYLKAKLHLFDLLKDDGISILNESLADTFNRKSRKITFGTSKNADYRLGNIEVNWEGTRFVLETPDGLLRVFTKAIGDFNAYNAAAAIAALHQLGYDPKDLASSLETFTGVEGRFEVVRGAKKIGLNVVVDFAHSPDALEKLLKNVRKISQGRVIVVFGAGGNSDRGKRPMMSEVASKLADVVILTTDDPRGEDPEQIMEDLIKGIDKRKPYLVLFDRREAIETALTIANRGDSVVIAGRGHERYQIIDEEKKVPFQDREVVEEIIRDKLKGRYAQ from the coding sequence ATGAATATATCAACTATTGTGTCGAATTTAAAGGATCTCATTTTAGAAGTTCGAGCGCCTTATGATCTCGAAATAACAGGTGTGTCTAACCACTCTTCTAAGGTAAAAAAAGGGGATCTTTTCATCTGCAGAAAAGGAGAGAAATTCGATTCCCACGAGATAATACCCGAAGTGATCGAAAAAGGGGCAGTAGCAGTTGTTGTTGAAAAGGAGATAGATCTCGATTTTCCTCACATTCAGGTTTTCGATTCGCGTTACTTTGAAGCAAAAGTCGCCAGTCTCTTCTTCGATGAGCCCTGGAAAGACGTTCTAACCTTTGGAGTCACTGGAACGAACGGTAAAACCACAACAACCGTGATGATTTACCACATGCTCACCTCCCTTGGAGAAAAAGGAAGCGTTCTCACCACCGCTGTGAAGAGAATTCTTGAAAACTCCTACTACGACGACATCACCACTCCGGATGCGATCACCATTCTTTCCGCCATGAAGGAAAACAGGGAAGGTGGGGGAAAGTTCTTCTCTCTCGAAGTTTCTTCTCACGCACTGGTTCAAAAAAGAGTCGAGGGAGTCAGATTCGATGTGGGTATATTCACCAACATATCACGCGATCACCTCGACTTTCACGGTACATTCGAGAACTATCTGAAAGCAAAGCTTCATCTCTTCGATCTGTTGAAAGATGACGGGATATCCATTCTGAACGAATCATTGGCAGACACTTTCAATCGAAAATCGAGAAAAATCACCTTCGGAACATCGAAAAACGCCGATTACAGGCTGGGAAATATAGAGGTGAACTGGGAGGGGACACGGTTCGTTCTGGAAACTCCCGATGGTTTATTGAGGGTTTTCACAAAAGCGATAGGTGATTTCAACGCTTACAACGCCGCGGCCGCCATTGCTGCTCTTCACCAGCTTGGATACGATCCAAAAGACCTGGCGAGTTCCCTCGAAACGTTCACAGGGGTCGAGGGAAGATTCGAGGTAGTACGTGGAGCAAAGAAGATTGGGCTCAACGTTGTTGTCGACTTCGCCCATTCTCCAGACGCACTGGAAAAGCTCTTGAAAAATGTCAGAAAGATCTCTCAGGGAAGAGTGATAGTTGTCTTCGGGGCCGGGGGAAACAGCGACAGAGGAAAACGTCCCATGATGTCTGAGGTCGCTTCAAAACTCGCTGATGTTGTAATCCTCACAACCGATGACCCACGAGGAGAAGACCCGGAACAGATAATGGAAGACTTGATAAAGGGTATTGATAAACGCAAACCGTATCTGGTGCTCTTTGACAGAAGGGAAGCCATTGAAACGGCCCTAACTATCGCTAACAGAGGAGATTCTGTTGTCATAGCGGGAAGAGGTCACGAAAGATACCAGATAATCGATGAAGAAAAGAAGGTACCGTTCCAGGACAGAGAAGTTGTGGAAGAGATCATAAGAGACAAGCTGAAAGGGAGGTATGCACAATGA
- the glgD gene encoding glucose-1-phosphate adenylyltransferase subunit GlgD: MRVLGLILAGGKSDRLWPLTKVRASAAVPVFGKYRAIDFTLSNMVNSGIRKVGILTQYNPRSLMDHLGSGKEWDLDRKSGGLFILQPYVGPNREVWYRGTADAIFQNMTILRRGEEDHVLIGSGDHIYKMIYRDLFSYHLKKGADITLLVKELDETYNLSEYGIVQLDDDMRVVEIEEKPAHPKGNIAFLGVYFMNKELLKELLYATVPQGKYDLLLDIVIPNLDRLKVYAYRFDGYWRNVKKGIKEYYRINMDILRKEVRDELFYRNGKVYTKLKDLPPPKFTTTAVVENSLIADGSIVSGTVRNSIIFRNVRIKVGAIVENSIIMESTVVEEGAVLRNVILDKNCIVREGRVIEGDIELPVFEKRAVL, from the coding sequence ATGAGGGTGCTTGGATTGATTCTTGCTGGGGGAAAAAGTGATCGTTTGTGGCCTCTGACAAAGGTGAGAGCCAGTGCGGCGGTTCCCGTGTTTGGGAAGTACAGGGCGATAGACTTCACCCTGAGCAACATGGTGAACTCCGGTATCAGAAAGGTGGGTATTCTCACTCAGTACAATCCGAGGAGTCTGATGGACCATCTGGGTTCTGGAAAGGAGTGGGACCTCGATCGGAAAAGCGGGGGACTGTTCATTCTCCAGCCTTACGTTGGGCCAAACAGAGAAGTTTGGTATAGGGGAACGGCGGATGCTATCTTCCAAAACATGACCATTCTGAGAAGGGGCGAGGAAGATCACGTTTTAATAGGTTCAGGAGATCACATCTACAAGATGATCTATAGAGATCTTTTCAGCTACCATCTGAAAAAGGGAGCAGACATCACCCTGCTTGTTAAAGAACTCGATGAAACGTACAACTTGAGTGAATATGGAATAGTTCAGCTCGACGATGACATGAGAGTGGTGGAGATAGAAGAAAAACCTGCCCATCCAAAAGGAAACATCGCGTTTCTCGGGGTTTATTTCATGAACAAAGAGTTGCTCAAAGAGCTTCTCTACGCAACGGTTCCTCAAGGAAAATACGATCTTCTTCTCGACATAGTGATTCCCAACCTCGACAGGTTGAAGGTCTACGCTTATAGGTTTGATGGCTACTGGAGAAATGTGAAGAAGGGAATAAAAGAGTACTACAGGATAAACATGGATATTCTGAGAAAAGAGGTGCGCGATGAGCTCTTCTACAGAAACGGGAAGGTATATACGAAGCTGAAAGATCTTCCTCCTCCAAAATTCACGACCACGGCCGTTGTTGAGAATTCTTTGATAGCGGATGGAAGCATTGTTTCCGGTACGGTGAGAAATTCTATCATTTTCAGAAACGTGCGAATAAAAGTCGGGGCCATAGTTGAGAATTCCATCATTATGGAAAGTACTGTTGTGGAAGAAGGTGCGGTTTTGAGAAACGTGATTCTGGACAAGAATTGTATTGTGAGAGAAGGTCGTGTCATTGAAGGAGACATAGAGTTACCCGTTTTTGAAAAAAGAGCGGTCTTGTGA
- a CDS encoding UDP-N-acetylmuramoyl-tripeptide--D-alanyl-D-alanine ligase has translation MKDLLTRRFVLNSKEVREGDVFVAVKGKRFDGHDFIDEALKNGAYAVIAERKTVNSDRIFLVESSVDALAKLAREKLGNFSGTVVGITGSSGKTTTKEILYNLLKNKRSVFKTPGNMNTEYGLPLSILNDYKGEEILILEMAASKPGDIAHLCKIAPPDIAVLLNVGNAHLEFFGTRERIMETKMEIIKYSKENATAVTFFDDSDLRREVPRYRKTLFFGKESGDSVLKGWWYYEGSTIAEFEAFESLFTVKLSGYWNGGQLLNIAASLCVMRALGETVDIFDLASLKTVPGRFNVREKEGVLIVDDTYNASPEAFQTSIEALLRFPGKKFAVVGAMKELGERSKEFHEELGKKLNVLDGVYVFLSEPEAEWIKSEKIILKSDDPEDIAKDLAARVTEGDVVLFKASRAVRIERVLEMFEKELERK, from the coding sequence ATGAAAGATCTCCTCACAAGGCGCTTCGTTCTGAACTCGAAAGAAGTGAGAGAAGGTGACGTGTTCGTTGCCGTGAAAGGGAAAAGATTCGATGGTCACGATTTTATAGATGAAGCCCTCAAGAATGGTGCTTATGCAGTTATCGCTGAGAGAAAAACAGTGAATTCCGATAGAATATTTCTCGTAGAAAGTTCCGTTGACGCACTTGCAAAACTGGCCCGAGAAAAGCTCGGAAATTTTTCTGGCACGGTCGTCGGTATAACGGGTTCGTCAGGAAAGACCACTACGAAAGAAATATTGTACAACCTTCTCAAGAACAAAAGAAGTGTTTTCAAAACACCGGGAAATATGAACACAGAGTACGGTCTGCCGCTCTCTATTCTCAACGATTACAAAGGAGAAGAAATCCTAATTCTTGAAATGGCTGCAAGCAAACCCGGCGATATCGCCCACCTGTGCAAAATTGCTCCTCCAGATATCGCCGTTCTCCTCAACGTTGGAAACGCCCATCTCGAATTTTTTGGAACACGAGAGAGAATCATGGAAACCAAAATGGAGATCATCAAGTACTCGAAAGAAAATGCAACAGCCGTAACATTTTTCGACGATTCCGATCTGAGAAGAGAAGTGCCTCGTTACAGAAAAACACTGTTCTTCGGTAAAGAAAGTGGGGACTCGGTTCTGAAAGGCTGGTGGTATTACGAAGGTTCCACGATCGCAGAGTTCGAAGCTTTCGAGTCTCTTTTCACAGTTAAACTCTCTGGGTACTGGAACGGAGGGCAACTTCTGAACATCGCCGCTTCTCTGTGTGTCATGAGAGCTTTGGGCGAAACTGTGGATATCTTCGATCTTGCCAGCCTGAAGACCGTTCCTGGTCGTTTCAACGTGAGAGAAAAAGAAGGTGTGCTGATCGTGGACGATACGTACAACGCAAGCCCTGAGGCGTTTCAAACTTCCATAGAGGCACTTCTTCGCTTTCCCGGAAAAAAGTTCGCCGTTGTCGGAGCGATGAAAGAACTGGGAGAGAGATCGAAGGAGTTTCACGAAGAACTGGGAAAAAAGCTGAACGTTCTAGATGGGGTGTACGTTTTTTTGTCGGAGCCCGAGGCAGAATGGATCAAATCCGAAAAGATCATCCTGAAGTCAGACGATCCTGAAGATATAGCGAAAGATCTTGCTGCCAGAGTAACAGAAGGAGATGTGGTTCTCTTCAAAGCTTCAAGAGCGGTGAGAATTGAGAGAGTCCTTGAGATGTTTGAGAAGGAGTTGGAGAGAAAATGA
- a CDS encoding FtsW/RodA/SpoVE family cell cycle protein has product MNEKSLVFFVIVLLCVGFISLSSFEIVQDYVKPASDTAHVVLNHLMKLAVAIVFFVVFLYTDHRLLFSKQIIVGGYVLSLVLLTVVLFLPSGERGAHRWIDLGSFSFQPSELVKIYILLFLAWYVEKNSLFMKRLFRGFLKPILLVSPLFFLVLIEPDFSTFVLLVFTVILTLYAAETRGIYVLSFFLVTIFLFISMYKTGVLEHFLRNYQMERLVSYLRGNVSEQVIEAVNAIRNGGTLGKGLVLGEEKLFVPVVTSDFVLAIVGEELGFIGLGVVLFSFYGLVHSLVKVATKMHTVPSVRTFISGFAILIMLQVMTNVGVISGILPVTGVTLPLVSYGGSSLLSVMMGFGIIGNMILESERE; this is encoded by the coding sequence TTGAACGAAAAATCTCTCGTTTTCTTTGTCATAGTACTCCTGTGCGTGGGCTTCATATCCCTCAGCAGTTTTGAAATAGTTCAGGATTATGTGAAGCCAGCCAGCGACACCGCACACGTGGTGCTGAACCATTTGATGAAACTGGCAGTGGCCATTGTTTTTTTCGTTGTCTTCCTCTACACAGATCACAGATTGCTCTTCTCAAAACAAATCATAGTGGGGGGATACGTCCTCTCCCTTGTTCTTCTGACAGTCGTGCTGTTTCTCCCTTCGGGTGAGAGGGGCGCACACAGATGGATCGATCTTGGTAGCTTTTCATTCCAGCCATCCGAACTGGTCAAAATCTACATTCTTCTGTTTCTTGCGTGGTACGTCGAAAAGAACTCCCTGTTCATGAAAAGGCTCTTCAGGGGATTTTTGAAGCCGATTCTCCTCGTTTCTCCTCTATTCTTCCTTGTTCTGATCGAACCCGATTTCAGCACTTTCGTGCTTCTCGTCTTCACGGTCATCCTCACACTTTACGCTGCTGAAACTCGCGGGATTTATGTGCTGAGCTTCTTTCTGGTAACGATTTTCCTTTTTATTTCCATGTATAAAACCGGTGTTCTGGAACATTTTCTGAGAAATTACCAGATGGAAAGACTCGTATCGTATCTGAGAGGGAACGTCTCAGAACAGGTTATTGAAGCGGTGAACGCTATAAGAAACGGTGGTACGCTTGGTAAAGGGCTGGTTCTCGGTGAAGAAAAGCTCTTCGTGCCCGTGGTAACCAGTGATTTCGTGCTGGCCATAGTGGGTGAAGAGCTTGGTTTCATAGGCTTGGGAGTCGTCCTGTTCTCATTTTATGGATTAGTTCACAGTCTTGTGAAGGTTGCCACGAAAATGCACACGGTTCCATCAGTCAGGACGTTCATCTCTGGTTTCGCTATTTTGATAATGCTTCAGGTGATGACGAACGTCGGTGTCATATCCGGAATTCTTCCAGTCACAGGAGTAACCCTTCCCCTGGTAAGCTATGGAGGGAGCTCCCTTCTTTCCGTGATGATGGGTTTTGGAATAATCGGAAATATGATTCTGGAGAGTGAAAGAGAGTGA
- a CDS encoding DUF4899 domain-containing protein: MDLYFVKFRVTSKLTSEIVQGYFLGKLNQIPEYDFFVMPGRYVRKYSVDLNLGFEEFLEDFKAKKELALKEVSEASVITDEFLNFWLIQTRKQNLRLVGSEFFRLVESGDHEALKVFMADLFREWSEKLEVEAVGTPLDYEDVSLEVVKEHFEELSTDEVFKLFQREDLRNLPEVFPVLDPLNGVTIREIEVEKKIDFVILNYGNEEFSEKFKRFLKEKFGTENVASLPGKILSKEVVKTREGNLYLLKVEFEEGIIGKAIVSPNLKIKRGESRVKISDEEWMEKIGEMLREGEESNQEKLKLRKSPQPVQKAASSDFLLAFVLALLVMGILLILSYLLFS, from the coding sequence GTGGATCTCTATTTTGTGAAGTTCAGGGTCACATCGAAGCTCACATCCGAGATCGTTCAGGGATATTTCCTCGGCAAACTCAATCAGATCCCTGAGTACGATTTTTTTGTGATGCCGGGTCGGTATGTTCGAAAGTATTCGGTAGATCTGAATCTCGGATTTGAGGAGTTCCTTGAAGATTTTAAAGCAAAAAAAGAACTGGCCTTGAAAGAAGTCTCAGAAGCTTCTGTCATAACGGATGAATTCCTCAATTTCTGGCTGATTCAAACCAGAAAACAGAATCTTAGACTGGTTGGGAGTGAGTTTTTCAGGCTCGTTGAAAGTGGTGATCACGAGGCACTCAAGGTCTTCATGGCCGACCTCTTCAGGGAGTGGTCTGAAAAACTGGAAGTGGAAGCGGTAGGAACCCCGCTGGACTATGAAGATGTTTCTCTTGAAGTGGTGAAAGAACATTTTGAAGAACTTTCGACTGATGAAGTTTTCAAATTGTTTCAGAGAGAAGATTTGAGAAATCTCCCAGAAGTGTTCCCAGTTCTTGATCCTTTGAACGGTGTGACCATAAGAGAGATAGAGGTAGAAAAGAAGATAGATTTTGTTATCCTGAACTACGGAAACGAAGAATTTTCGGAGAAGTTCAAAAGGTTTCTGAAGGAAAAGTTCGGAACGGAAAATGTGGCGAGTCTTCCTGGGAAGATCCTCTCGAAAGAGGTTGTAAAGACCAGAGAAGGAAATCTTTATCTTTTGAAAGTGGAATTTGAAGAAGGGATAATTGGAAAGGCCATAGTATCCCCGAATCTGAAGATAAAACGTGGTGAAAGCAGAGTGAAGATTTCCGATGAAGAGTGGATGGAAAAAATAGGAGAGATGCTCAGGGAGGGGGAAGAATCAAACCAGGAGAAATTGAAACTGAGAAAATCTCCTCAACCCGTTCAGAAAGCGGCGAGTTCAGATTTTCTTCTGGCTTTCGTACTAGCGCTTCTCGTCATGGGAATTCTTCTAATACTCTCTTATCTTCTTTTCAGTTAG